In Prescottella soli, a genomic segment contains:
- a CDS encoding hotdog fold domain-containing protein has translation MTTPATATYRSWQKLPANRFGRSLFSIGMCARVPFFATVLPTVERMEPGRCEVSAPKWWGVHNHLGTFHAIAACNLAEIAMGMLAEATVPSTHRWIPKAMNVRYLAKAESRLRASATLDTVPDFGSMTDGTELTIPVSITDRAGTEMVHADITVWVTPA, from the coding sequence ATGACGACGCCCGCGACCGCCACCTACCGAAGCTGGCAGAAGTTGCCCGCCAACAGATTCGGCCGTTCGCTGTTCTCCATCGGCATGTGTGCGCGCGTCCCCTTCTTCGCGACGGTGCTGCCGACCGTCGAGCGCATGGAGCCCGGGCGCTGCGAGGTTTCGGCCCCCAAATGGTGGGGCGTGCACAACCACCTCGGGACGTTCCACGCGATCGCTGCGTGCAATCTCGCCGAGATCGCGATGGGCATGCTCGCCGAGGCGACCGTGCCCTCGACGCATCGATGGATCCCCAAGGCGATGAACGTGCGTTACCTCGCGAAGGCCGAGTCGCGGTTGAGGGCGAGCGCCACCCTCGACACCGTCCCCGACTTCGGTTCGATGACCGATGGCACGGAGCTGACGATCCCCGTCTCGATCACCGACCGCGCCGGCACCGAAATGGTGCACGCCGACATCACGGTCTGGGTCACCCCCGCCTGA
- the rpsJ gene encoding 30S ribosomal protein S10, which produces MAGQKIRIRLKAYDHEAIDASARKIVETVTRTGARVVGPVPLPTEKNVYCVIRSPHKYKDSREHFEMRTHKRLIDILDPTPKTVDALMRIDLPASVDVNIQ; this is translated from the coding sequence GTGGCGGGACAGAAGATCCGCATCAGGCTCAAGGCCTATGACCACGAGGCGATCGACGCGTCAGCGCGCAAGATCGTCGAGACGGTGACCCGTACCGGGGCCCGCGTGGTCGGCCCGGTGCCGTTGCCTACCGAGAAGAACGTGTACTGCGTCATCCGCTCGCCGCACAAGTACAAGGACTCGCGCGAGCACTTCGAGATGCGTACTCACAAGCGGCTGATCGACATCCTCGACCCGACGCCGAAGACGGTCGACGCGCTCATGCGCATCGACCTTCCGGCCAGCGTCGACGTGAACATCCAGTGA
- the rplC gene encoding 50S ribosomal protein L3 — protein sequence MTNQIKGILGTKLGMTQVFDENNRVVPVTVVKAGPNVVTQIRTEERDGYSAVQLAFGAIDPRKVNKPTSGQFAKAGVTPRRHVVELRVADASAYEVGQELTAEVFEDGAYVDVTGTSKGKGFAGTMKRHGFAGQGASHGAQAVHRRPGSIGGCATPGRVFKGMRMSGRMGSDRITTQNLSVHKVDAENGLLLIKGAIPGRKGGLVIVKTAVKGGASA from the coding sequence ATGACTAATCAGATCAAGGGAATCCTGGGCACCAAGCTCGGCATGACCCAGGTCTTCGACGAGAACAACCGGGTCGTCCCGGTCACCGTCGTCAAGGCTGGGCCGAACGTCGTCACCCAGATCCGTACCGAAGAGCGTGACGGCTACAGCGCCGTGCAGCTGGCGTTCGGCGCCATCGACCCGCGCAAGGTGAACAAGCCCACCTCGGGCCAGTTCGCCAAGGCCGGCGTCACCCCGCGTCGCCACGTCGTCGAGCTCCGCGTTGCCGACGCCTCCGCGTACGAGGTCGGCCAGGAGCTGACGGCCGAGGTCTTCGAGGACGGCGCATACGTCGACGTCACCGGCACCAGCAAGGGCAAGGGCTTCGCCGGCACCATGAAGCGTCACGGCTTCGCCGGTCAGGGCGCCTCCCACGGTGCGCAGGCTGTTCACCGTCGCCCGGGTTCCATCGGTGGCTGCGCCACCCCCGGCCGCGTGTTCAAGGGCATGCGCATGTCGGGCCGCATGGGCTCCGACCGCATCACGACGCAGAACCTCTCGGTCCACAAGGTGGACGCCGAGAACGGTCTGCTGCTGATCAAGGGTGCGATCCCCGGCCGCAAGGGCGGCCTCGTGATCGTCAAGACCGCAGTGAAGGGTGGTGCTTCGGCATGA
- the rplD gene encoding 50S ribosomal protein L4: MTETATKLTLDVKAAGGKTNGTVDLPSEIFDATANIALMHQVVVAQLAAARQGTHATKTRGEVRGGGKKPYRQKGTGRARQGSTRAPQFAGGGTVHGPQPRDYSQRTPKKMKAAALRGALSDRARSERIHVITELVAGQVPSTKTAKSFLGELSDRKKFLLVVGREDIAAWKSVQNLEGVHPIAPDQLNTYDVLNSDDVVFSLEALNTFIAGPAKNEEESK, from the coding sequence ATGACCGAGACCGCAACCAAGCTGACCCTCGACGTCAAGGCTGCCGGTGGCAAGACCAACGGCACCGTCGATCTCCCCTCCGAGATCTTCGACGCGACCGCGAACATCGCTCTGATGCACCAGGTCGTCGTTGCGCAGCTCGCTGCGGCACGTCAGGGCACTCACGCCACCAAGACCCGCGGCGAGGTCCGCGGCGGTGGCAAGAAGCCGTACCGCCAGAAGGGCACCGGCCGCGCACGTCAGGGCTCGACCCGTGCGCCGCAGTTCGCCGGCGGTGGCACCGTCCACGGCCCGCAGCCGCGTGACTACTCGCAGCGCACCCCCAAGAAGATGAAGGCCGCCGCTCTCCGTGGCGCCCTCTCCGATCGGGCCCGCAGCGAGCGCATCCACGTCATCACCGAGCTGGTCGCCGGGCAGGTCCCGTCCACCAAGACGGCGAAGTCGTTCCTGGGCGAGCTGTCCGACCGCAAGAAGTTCCTGCTGGTCGTCGGCCGCGAGGACATCGCAGCGTGGAAGAGCGTCCAGAACCTGGAAGGCGTGCACCCCATTGCACCCGACCAGCTCAACACCTACGACGTGCTCAACAGCGATGACGTCGTGTTCAGCCTCGAGGCTCTGAACACCTTCATCGCGGGCCCGGCCAAGAACGAGGAGGAGAGCAAGTGA
- the rplW gene encoding 50S ribosomal protein L23, producing the protein MTTIADPRDILLAPVISEKSYGLIEEGTYTFLVHPDSNKTQIKIAVEKVFGVTVTSVNTANRQGKRKRTRFGYGKRKDTKRALVTLSADSKPIEIFGGPVA; encoded by the coding sequence GTGACCACCATCGCCGACCCCCGCGACATCTTGCTGGCCCCGGTCATCTCCGAGAAGTCCTACGGACTGATCGAGGAAGGCACCTACACCTTCCTGGTGCACCCGGACTCGAACAAGACGCAGATCAAGATTGCCGTCGAGAAGGTCTTCGGCGTCACCGTGACCAGCGTCAACACCGCCAACCGTCAGGGCAAGCGCAAGCGGACCCGCTTCGGTTACGGCAAGCGCAAGGACACCAAGCGTGCGCTCGTGACCCTCTCGGCCGACAGCAAGCCCATCGAGATCTTCGGAGGCCCGGTCGCGTAA
- the rplB gene encoding 50S ribosomal protein L2, translating into MAIRKYKPTTPGRRGSSVSDFAEITRSTPEKSLVRPLHGRGGRNAHGRITTRHKGGGHKRAYRLIDFRRNDKDGVPAKVAHIEYDPNRTARIALLHYADGEKRYIIAPKGLVQGAPIESGAGADIKPGNNLPLRNIPTGTTIHAVELRPGGGAKMARSAGASIQLLGKEGTYATLRMPSGEIRRVDVRCRATVGEVGNAEQSNINWGKAGRMRWKGVRPTVRGVVMNPVDHPHGGGEGKTSGGRHPVSPWGKPEGRTRKNKASDKLIVRRRRTGKKR; encoded by the coding sequence ATGGCAATTCGTAAGTACAAGCCGACTACCCCGGGCCGTCGCGGCTCGAGTGTCTCGGACTTCGCCGAGATCACTCGGTCGACGCCCGAGAAGTCGCTGGTTCGCCCGCTGCACGGTCGCGGTGGTCGTAACGCCCACGGTCGCATCACCACCCGTCACAAGGGTGGCGGTCACAAGCGCGCCTACCGGTTGATCGACTTCCGTCGCAACGACAAGGACGGCGTGCCGGCCAAGGTCGCTCACATCGAGTACGACCCCAACCGCACCGCTCGCATCGCGCTGCTGCACTACGCGGACGGCGAGAAGCGCTACATCATCGCCCCCAAGGGCCTGGTGCAGGGCGCCCCGATCGAGTCCGGCGCAGGCGCCGACATCAAGCCGGGTAACAACCTGCCGCTGCGCAACATCCCCACCGGTACCACCATCCACGCTGTGGAGCTGCGTCCCGGCGGCGGCGCCAAGATGGCCCGCTCCGCCGGTGCCAGCATCCAGCTGCTGGGTAAGGAAGGCACCTACGCCACGCTGCGTATGCCGTCCGGTGAGATCCGTCGCGTCGACGTGCGCTGCCGCGCCACCGTCGGCGAGGTCGGCAACGCCGAGCAGTCGAACATCAACTGGGGCAAGGCCGGCCGCATGCGCTGGAAGGGCGTCCGCCCGACCGTCCGTGGTGTGGTCATGAACCCCGTCGACCACCCGCACGGTGGTGGTGAGGGCAAGACCTCCGGTGGTCGCCACCCGGTCAGCCCCTGGGGCAAGCCTGAGGGCCGCACCCGCAAGAACAAGGCGAGCGACAAGCTCATCGTCCGTCGTCGCCGTACCGGCAAGAAGCGCTAG
- the rpsS gene encoding 30S ribosomal protein S19 — protein sequence MPRSLKKGPFVDDHLLAKVDVQNEKGTKQVIKTWSRRSTIIPDFIGHTFAVHDGRKHVPVFVSDSMVGHKLGEFAPTRTFKGHIKDDRKSKRR from the coding sequence ATGCCACGCAGCCTGAAGAAGGGCCCGTTCGTCGATGACCACCTCCTTGCGAAGGTGGACGTGCAGAACGAGAAGGGCACCAAGCAGGTCATCAAGACCTGGAGCCGTCGTTCCACGATCATTCCGGACTTCATCGGTCACACGTTTGCCGTCCATGACGGACGCAAGCACGTTCCGGTGTTCGTTTCGGATTCGATGGTTGGCCACAAGCTCGGAGAGTTTGCACCGACCAGGACGTTCAAGGGCCACATCAAGGACGACCGGAAGAGCAAGCGTCGATGA
- the rplV gene encoding 50S ribosomal protein L22, which yields MSTETQNPTAKAVARHVRVTPMKARRVVDIVRGKSVDEALAILKFAPQSAAEPVAKVIASAAANAQNNLNLDPSTLVVATAFVDEGATLKRFQPRAQGRAFRIRKRSSHITVIVESVASRGAASGRNRRKGSGQ from the coding sequence ATGAGTACTGAAACCCAGAACCCCACCGCGAAGGCGGTCGCGCGCCACGTGCGCGTGACCCCCATGAAGGCGCGCCGCGTCGTGGACATCGTCCGCGGCAAGTCGGTCGACGAGGCTCTCGCGATCCTGAAGTTCGCGCCGCAGTCCGCGGCCGAGCCGGTCGCGAAGGTGATCGCCAGCGCAGCTGCCAACGCGCAGAACAACCTGAACCTCGATCCCTCCACGCTCGTCGTCGCGACGGCGTTCGTGGACGAGGGTGCGACCCTCAAGCGGTTCCAGCCGCGCGCACAGGGCCGGGCCTTCCGGATCCGCAAGCGTTCGAGCCACATCACCGTCATTGTGGAAAGTGTGGCGAGCCGGGGTGCCGCCTCGGGTCGTAACCGCCGGAAGGGAAGTGGTCAGTAG
- the rpsC gene encoding 30S ribosomal protein S3 codes for MGQKINPHGFRLGITTDWKSRWYADKQYAEYVKEDVAIRKLLATGMERAGIAKVEIERTRDRVRVDIHTARPGIVIGRRGAEADRIRAELEKLTGKQVQLNILEVKNAEAEAQLVAQGVAEQLSNRVAFRRAMRKAIQSAMRQPNVKGIRVQCSGRLGGAEMSRSEFYREGRVPLHTLRADIDYGLYEAKTTFGRIGVKVWIYKGDIVGGKRELAAAAPAERPRRERPSRPRRSGAAGTTATSTEAGRAATATADAPASTEQKEG; via the coding sequence GTGGGCCAGAAGATCAACCCGCACGGCTTCCGTCTCGGCATCACGACCGACTGGAAGTCGCGCTGGTACGCAGACAAGCAGTACGCGGAGTACGTCAAGGAAGACGTCGCGATCCGTAAGCTCCTCGCCACCGGCATGGAGCGCGCGGGCATCGCGAAGGTCGAGATCGAGCGCACCCGTGACCGTGTGCGTGTGGACATCCACACCGCGCGTCCGGGCATCGTCATCGGTCGCCGTGGCGCCGAGGCCGATCGCATTCGCGCCGAGCTCGAGAAGCTGACCGGCAAGCAGGTCCAGCTGAACATCCTCGAGGTCAAGAACGCCGAGGCCGAGGCCCAGCTCGTGGCACAGGGTGTCGCCGAGCAGCTCTCGAACCGTGTCGCGTTCCGTCGCGCCATGCGCAAGGCCATCCAGTCGGCCATGCGTCAGCCGAACGTCAAGGGCATCCGCGTGCAGTGCTCGGGCCGCCTCGGCGGCGCCGAGATGAGCCGCTCGGAGTTCTACCGCGAGGGTCGTGTCCCGCTGCACACGCTGCGTGCGGACATCGACTACGGCCTGTACGAGGCCAAGACCACCTTCGGTCGCATCGGCGTGAAGGTCTGGATCTACAAGGGCGACATCGTCGGCGGCAAGCGTGAGCTGGCTGCTGCTGCGCCGGCCGAGCGCCCGCGTCGCGAGCGTCCGAGCCGTCCGCGTCGCTCCGGTGCCGCCGGCACCACCGCGACCAGCACCGAGGCCGGTCGCGCTGCGACTGCCACCGCCGATGCACCCGCTTCGACTGAGCAGAAGGAGGGCTGA
- the rplP gene encoding 50S ribosomal protein L16: protein MLIPRRVKHRKQHHPSRSGAAKGGTQVAFGEYGIQALEPAYITNRQIESARIAMTRHIKRGGKIWINIFPDRPLTKKPAETRMGSGKGSPEWWVANIKPGRVMFEMSYPNEEIAREALRRAMHKLPCKCRIVTREEQF from the coding sequence ATGTTGATCCCACGTCGGGTCAAGCACCGCAAGCAGCACCACCCGAGCCGTTCGGGTGCCGCCAAGGGCGGGACCCAGGTGGCCTTCGGTGAGTACGGCATCCAGGCTCTCGAGCCGGCCTACATCACCAACCGGCAGATCGAGTCCGCTCGTATCGCCATGACCCGGCACATCAAGCGTGGCGGCAAGATCTGGATCAACATCTTCCCGGATCGCCCGCTCACCAAGAAGCCTGCCGAGACCCGCATGGGTTCCGGTAAGGGTTCGCCGGAGTGGTGGGTCGCGAACATCAAGCCCGGACGGGTCATGTTCGAGATGAGCTACCCGAACGAGGAGATCGCCCGCGAGGCTCTGCGTCGCGCGATGCACAAGCTCCCGTGCAAGTGCCGGATCGTGACGAGGGAGGAGCAGTTCTGA
- the rpmC gene encoding 50S ribosomal protein L29, giving the protein MATTSPAAELRELTDEELVTKLRESKEELFNLRFQMATGQLDNNRRLRTVRHEIARIYTVLRERELGLASGPDAGDAA; this is encoded by the coding sequence ATGGCAACCACCAGCCCTGCTGCAGAGCTCCGCGAGCTGACCGACGAAGAGTTGGTCACCAAGCTCCGCGAGTCGAAGGAAGAACTGTTCAACCTTCGTTTCCAGATGGCCACCGGTCAGCTGGACAACAACCGCCGGCTGCGCACGGTCCGTCACGAGATTGCGCGCATCTACACCGTCCTGCGCGAGCGCGAGCTCGGCCTGGCCTCCGGTCCGGACGCAGGTGACGCGGCATGA
- the rpsQ gene encoding 30S ribosomal protein S17, giving the protein MSEDKAVSTNSTEERGSRKVRIGYVVSDKMEKTIVVELEDRVKHPLYGKIIRRTSKVKAHDENGVAGIGDRVQLMETRPLSATKRWRLVEVLEKAK; this is encoded by the coding sequence ATGAGTGAGGATAAGGCAGTGAGCACCAACAGCACCGAAGAGCGCGGCAGCCGCAAGGTCCGCATCGGCTACGTGGTCTCGGACAAGATGGAGAAGACCATCGTGGTCGAGCTGGAGGACCGGGTGAAGCACCCGCTCTACGGCAAGATCATCCGACGCACCTCGAAGGTCAAGGCGCACGACGAGAACGGCGTCGCCGGCATCGGCGACCGCGTCCAGCTCATGGAGACCCGACCGCTGTCGGCGACCAAGCGCTGGCGTCTGGTCGAGGTCCTCGAGAAGGCCAAGTAA
- the rplN gene encoding 50S ribosomal protein L14, producing the protein MIQQESRLRVADNTGAKEILCIRVLGGSSRRYAGIGDIIVATVKDATPGGNVKKGEVVKAVVVRTTKERRRPDGSYIKFDENAAVIIKADNDPRGTRIFGPVGRELREKRFMKIVSLAPEVL; encoded by the coding sequence GTGATTCAGCAGGAGTCGCGACTGCGCGTCGCCGACAACACGGGTGCCAAGGAGATTCTCTGCATCCGCGTTCTCGGTGGCTCGTCTCGTCGCTACGCCGGGATCGGCGACATCATCGTCGCCACCGTCAAGGACGCAACCCCGGGTGGAAACGTGAAGAAGGGCGAGGTCGTCAAGGCCGTCGTCGTCCGCACCACCAAGGAGCGTCGCCGTCCGGACGGCTCGTACATCAAGTTCGACGAGAACGCTGCCGTCATCATCAAGGCGGACAATGATCCGCGCGGCACCCGTATCTTCGGACCCGTCGGTCGTGAGCTGCGCGAGAAGCGCTTCATGAAGATCGTCTCGCTCGCCCCGGAGGTGCTGTGA
- the rplX gene encoding 50S ribosomal protein L24, whose product MKVHKGDTVLVVSGKDKGAKGKVIQAYPATGKVLVEGVNRIKKHTAVSANERGASSGGIVTQEAPINVSNVMVVDSDGNPTRVGYRTDEETGKRVRISRKNGKDI is encoded by the coding sequence ATGAAGGTGCACAAGGGTGACACCGTGCTGGTCGTCTCCGGCAAGGACAAGGGCGCGAAGGGCAAGGTCATCCAGGCCTACCCCGCGACCGGCAAGGTCCTCGTCGAGGGCGTGAACCGCATCAAGAAGCACACCGCGGTTTCCGCGAACGAGCGTGGCGCCTCCTCGGGCGGCATCGTGACGCAGGAAGCTCCGATCAACGTCTCGAACGTCATGGTCGTCGACTCCGACGGAAACCCGACTCGCGTCGGCTACCGCACGGATGAAGAGACCGGCAAGCGCGTTCGCATTTCCCGGAAGAACGGGAAGGACATCTGA
- the rplE gene encoding 50S ribosomal protein L5 — protein sequence MTSTENKTQPRLKARYRAEIKDALNAEFDYANVMQIPGLVKVVVNMGVGDAARDAKLINGAVADLTLITGQKPEIRKARKSIAQFKLREGMPIGARVTLRGDRMWEFLDRLVSIALPRIRDFRGLSGNQFDGNGNYTFGLNEQSMFHEIDVDKIDRPRGMDITVVTTATNNEEGRALLKHLGFPFKEN from the coding sequence ATGACCTCCACCGAGAACAAGACCCAGCCGCGTCTGAAGGCCCGCTACCGTGCGGAGATCAAGGACGCGCTGAACGCTGAGTTCGATTACGCGAACGTCATGCAGATCCCCGGCCTGGTCAAGGTCGTCGTGAACATGGGTGTCGGCGACGCCGCCCGTGACGCCAAGCTGATCAACGGTGCGGTCGCCGACCTCACCCTGATCACCGGCCAGAAGCCGGAGATCCGCAAGGCCCGCAAGTCCATCGCGCAGTTCAAGCTGCGTGAGGGTATGCCGATCGGCGCGCGCGTGACGCTGCGTGGCGACCGCATGTGGGAGTTCCTGGACCGTCTGGTGTCCATCGCGCTGCCCCGTATCCGCGACTTCCGCGGCCTGTCGGGCAACCAGTTCGACGGCAACGGCAACTACACGTTCGGCCTCAACGAGCAGTCGATGTTCCACGAGATCGACGTGGACAAGATCGATCGTCCGCGCGGTATGGACATCACCGTCGTGACCACCGCCACCAACAACGAAGAAGGCCGTGCGCTGCTCAAGCACCTCGGCTTCCCGTTCAAGGAGAACTGA
- a CDS encoding type Z 30S ribosomal protein S14, producing MAKKALVNKANKKPKFAVRAYTRCQKCGRPHSVFRKFGLCRICVREMAHAGELPGVHKSSW from the coding sequence ATGGCTAAGAAGGCACTGGTCAACAAGGCCAACAAGAAGCCGAAGTTCGCGGTGCGCGCGTACACCCGTTGCCAGAAGTGCGGCCGTCCGCACTCGGTGTTCCGCAAGTTCGGTCTGTGCCGTATCTGCGTTCGCGAGATGGCACACGCCGGCGAGCTGCCGGGCGTTCACAAGAGCTCCTGGTAA
- the rpsH gene encoding 30S ribosomal protein S8, whose product MTMTDPIADFLTRLRNANSAYHDEVKLPHSKIKANIAEILKREGYIADYRTEDAEVGKTLIVDLKYGPSRERSLAGVRRVSKPGLRVYAKSTNLPKVLGGLGVAIISTSSGLLTDRQAANQGVGGEVLAYVW is encoded by the coding sequence ATGACCATGACTGATCCGATCGCAGACTTCTTGACGCGTCTGCGTAATGCCAACTCGGCGTACCACGACGAGGTGAAGCTGCCGCACTCGAAGATCAAGGCGAACATCGCCGAGATCCTCAAGCGTGAGGGCTACATCGCGGACTACCGCACCGAGGATGCCGAGGTCGGCAAGACGCTGATCGTCGACCTCAAGTACGGCCCCAGCCGCGAGCGTAGCCTCGCCGGCGTCCGCCGTGTTTCCAAGCCCGGTCTGCGCGTGTACGCGAAGTCCACCAACCTGCCCAAGGTCCTGGGCGGCCTCGGCGTGGCGATCATCTCCACGTCTTCCGGCCTGCTCACCGATCGTCAGGCGGCCAATCAGGGAGTGGGCGGGGAAGTCCTCGCCTACGTCTGGTAA
- the rplF gene encoding 50S ribosomal protein L6, which yields MSRIGKIPVAVPAGVDVTISGQDVAIKGPKGSLSLTVSEPISVVKGEDGALQVTRPDDERRSRALHGLSRTLVQNMIVGVTAGYTTKMEIHGVGYRVALKGQDLEFALGYSHPVPIEAPEGITFAVESPTKFSISGIDKQKVGQIAANIRRLRKSDPYKGKGIRYEGEQVRRKVGKTGK from the coding sequence ATGTCGCGTATTGGAAAGATTCCGGTCGCCGTCCCCGCGGGCGTCGACGTGACCATCTCCGGACAGGACGTCGCGATCAAGGGCCCCAAGGGTTCGCTGTCGCTGACCGTCTCCGAGCCGATCTCGGTCGTCAAGGGTGAGGACGGTGCCCTGCAGGTCACCCGTCCCGACGACGAGCGTCGCAGCCGCGCGCTGCACGGTCTGTCGCGCACCCTCGTGCAGAACATGATCGTTGGTGTGACCGCTGGTTACACCACCAAGATGGAGATCCACGGCGTTGGTTACCGTGTGGCGCTGAAGGGCCAGGACCTCGAGTTCGCGCTCGGCTACAGCCACCCGGTCCCGATCGAGGCTCCGGAGGGCATCACCTTCGCTGTCGAGTCGCCGACCAAGTTCTCGATCTCCGGCATCGACAAGCAGAAGGTCGGCCAGATCGCGGCCAACATCCGCCGCCTGCGCAAGTCCGACCCGTACAAGGGCAAGGGCATCCGCTACGAGGGTGAGCAGGTCCGTCGCAAGGTCGGAAAGACGGGTAAGTGA
- the rplR gene encoding 50S ribosomal protein L18: MSQTANQKAKRIPLGKDVSTTRRLSKARRHFRLRKKVSGTPERPRLVVNRSSRHIHVQLVDDLAGKTLAAASTIEADVRALDGDKKARGAKVGQLIAERAKAAGVEAVVFDRGGHTYSGRIAALADAAREGGLKF; encoded by the coding sequence ATGAGCCAGACTGCAAACCAGAAAGCCAAGCGGATTCCGCTGGGCAAGGACGTGTCCACCACGCGTCGTCTGTCGAAGGCGCGTCGTCACTTCCGTCTCCGCAAGAAGGTCTCCGGCACCCCCGAGCGTCCGCGTCTCGTCGTGAACCGCTCCTCGCGCCACATCCACGTGCAGCTGGTGGACGACCTGGCCGGCAAGACCCTTGCCGCCGCGTCGACCATCGAGGCCGACGTGCGTGCGCTGGACGGCGACAAGAAGGCCCGTGGCGCCAAGGTCGGTCAGCTGATCGCCGAGCGCGCCAAGGCTGCCGGCGTGGAGGCCGTGGTCTTCGACCGCGGTGGCCACACCTACAGCGGCCGCATCGCGGCCCTGGCCGATGCCGCTCGCGAAGGCGGGTTGAAGTTCTGA
- the rpsE gene encoding 30S ribosomal protein S5, translating into MPGRQRRDGGSGPAGQGGPQGDNRGGRDRRDNRRDNAAEKSNHIERVVSINRVSKVVKGGRRFSFTALVIVGDGNGLVGVGYGKAKEVPAAIQKGVEEARKSFFRVPLIGSTITHPVQGEAAAGVVMLRPASPGTGVIAGGAVRAVLECAGVSDILAKSLGSDNAINVVHATVAALKGLQRPEEVAARRGLPLEDVAPAGMLRARAQAGSVK; encoded by the coding sequence ATGCCGGGACGTCAAAGGCGTGACGGCGGAAGCGGACCCGCCGGACAGGGTGGCCCCCAGGGCGACAACCGCGGTGGTCGCGATCGTCGCGACAACCGTCGTGACAACGCTGCCGAGAAGTCGAACCACATCGAGCGCGTTGTCTCCATCAACCGCGTCTCGAAGGTCGTCAAGGGCGGTCGTCGCTTCAGCTTCACCGCTCTCGTGATCGTGGGCGACGGCAACGGACTCGTCGGCGTCGGCTACGGCAAGGCCAAGGAAGTTCCCGCGGCCATCCAGAAGGGCGTCGAGGAGGCTCGCAAGAGCTTCTTCCGTGTGCCGCTCATCGGCAGCACCATCACCCACCCGGTTCAGGGCGAGGCGGCGGCCGGTGTCGTCATGCTGCGTCCGGCCAGCCCGGGTACCGGTGTGATCGCCGGTGGCGCGGTGCGTGCCGTGCTCGAGTGCGCGGGCGTCTCCGACATCCTCGCCAAGTCGCTCGGTAGCGACAACGCGATCAACGTTGTGCACGCGACGGTTGCCGCCCTCAAGGGTCTGCAGCGTCCGGAAGAGGTTGCAGCCCGTCGTGGCCTGCCCCTCGAGGACGTGGCCCCGGCCGGCATGCTGCGCGCTCGCGCACAGGCTGGGAGCGTGAAGTAA
- the rpmD gene encoding 50S ribosomal protein L30 — translation MAQLKVTQVKSTIGSKQNQRDSMRTLGLKGIRQSVVREDNAQNRGLINVVRHLVTVEEV, via the coding sequence ATGGCACAGCTCAAGGTCACCCAGGTCAAGAGCACCATCGGTTCGAAGCAGAACCAGCGGGACAGCATGCGCACCCTCGGACTGAAGGGCATCCGTCAGTCCGTCGTCCGCGAGGACAACGCGCAGAACCGTGGTCTGATCAACGTGGTGCGCCACCTCGTCACGGTTGAGGAGGTCTAA
- the rplO gene encoding 50S ribosomal protein L15, producing the protein MTIKLHHLRPAPGAKTDKTRVGRGEGSKGKTAGRGTKGTKARKNVSAAFEGGQMPLHMRLPKLKGFKNAFRTEYQVVNVGDIARLFPEGGQIGVAELVAAGAVRKNQLVKVLAEGDIAVAVQVTANKFSGAAKEKIAAAGGTTTEL; encoded by the coding sequence ATGACCATCAAGTTGCACCACCTGCGCCCCGCGCCCGGTGCCAAGACCGACAAGACTCGCGTCGGTCGCGGTGAGGGCTCGAAGGGTAAGACCGCTGGTCGCGGCACCAAGGGCACCAAGGCACGTAAGAACGTGTCGGCTGCCTTCGAGGGTGGACAGATGCCGCTGCACATGCGTCTGCCCAAGCTCAAGGGCTTCAAGAACGCGTTCCGCACCGAGTACCAGGTCGTCAACGTCGGCGACATCGCTCGTCTGTTCCCCGAGGGTGGACAGATCGGCGTTGCCGAGCTGGTTGCCGCGGGCGCGGTTCGCAAGAACCAGCTCGTGAAGGTTCTCGCCGAGGGCGACATCGCGGTTGCCGTCCAGGTCACCGCGAACAAGTTCTCGGGCGCCGCCAAGGAGAAGATCGCCGCTGCCGGTGGTACCACCACCGAGCTGTGA